Proteins found in one Labrus bergylta chromosome 8, fLabBer1.1, whole genome shotgun sequence genomic segment:
- the sh3bp5b gene encoding SH3 domain-binding protein 5b, whose product MDRSERESRSDDDTEYEDEEVDPRIQGELEKLNESTDDINRCETELEDARQKFRLVLVEATVKLDELVKKIGKAVDESKPYWEARRLARQAQLEAQKATQDFQRATEVLRAAKETISLAEQRLLEEDNRQFDSAWQEMLNHATQRVMEAEHTKTRSELVHKETAAKYTAAISRMKQLEKKLKRTINKSKPYFEMKARYYLQLENLKKNVDERQAKLSQAKGEYKTALRNLEMISDEIHERRRSSAMGPRGRGVGSEGDSVSGDDVSSFKMESDGISMASVCFDDEACGGSSFMSEEDSETRSTCSVGSSPSSPQELLSSCPFASSSTSSCTSSSPSPSPTPSSPALPSRPCSLDLPSTVSLSDFGLISPVLGPRSECSGASSPECDLERGDRAEGAEGDLDNAPAVTATNNNNMNSSSTPSAKKSFSLESRFSFLNLRRLRTDNAKNTDKAEAGSTVVLVKTV is encoded by the exons ATGGACCgttcagagagggagagcaggtCCGACGACGACACCGAGTatgaggacgaggaggtggACCCCAGAATCCAG GGGGAGCTGGAGAAACTCAACGAGTCCACTGACGACATCAACAGATGTGAGACGGAGCTGGAG gatgcGAGGCAGAAGTTCCGCTTGGTTCTGGTCGAGGCCACGGTGAAACTGGACGAACTGGTGAAGAAGATCGGGAAAGCTGTGGACGAGTCCAAGCCGTACTGGGAGGCTCGCAGGCTGGCCAGACAG gCTCAGCTGGAGGCCCAGAAGGCCACGCAGGACTTCCAGAGAGCCACTGAGGTCCTGCGGGCGGCCAAGGAGACCATCTCCTTAGCCGAGCAGAGACTCCTGGAGGAGGACAACCGGCAGTTTGACTCCGCCTGGCAGGAGATGCTGAACCACGCCACCCAGCgg GTGATGGAGGCGGAGCACACCAAGACGAGAAGCGAGCTGGTGCACAAAGAGACGGCGGCCAAATACACGGCAGCGATCAGTCGCATGAAGCAGCTGGAGAAGAAACTCAAACGCACCATCAACAAGTCCAA GCCCTACTTTGAGATGAAGGCGAGGTACTATCTGCAGCTGGAG AACCTGAAGAAGAACGTGGACGAGCGGCAGGCCAAACTGTCTCAGGCCAAAGGCGAGTACAAGACGGCGCTCAGGAACCTGGAGATGATCTCCGATGAGATCCACGAGCGACGGAGAAGCTCCGCCATGGGCCCGCGGGGGCGTGGCGTGGGCTCAGAGGGCGACAGTGTTTCAGGAGACGACGTCTCCAGCTTCAAGATGGAGTCAGACGGGATATCCA TGGCGTCGGTATGTTTCGATGACGAGGCGTGTGGCGGCAGCAGCTTCATGTCTGAGGAGGACTCGGAGACTCGCTCCACCTGCAGCGTGGGGTCGTCTCCCAGCAGCCCTCAGGAGCTCCTCTCCAGCTGCCCCTTCGCTAGCTCGTCCACATCCTCCTGCAcatcctcctccccctctccctcacccactccctcctcccccgCCCTCCCCTCCCGGCCCTGCAGTCTTGACCTCCCCAGCACCGTGTCGCTGTCTGACTTCGGACTCATCTCTCCGGTGCTCGGGCCTCGCAGTGAGTGCAGCGGAGCGTCGTCTCCTGAGTGCGACCTGGAGAGAG GTGACCGGGCAGAAGGTGCAGAGGGAGACCTGGACAACGCTCCTGCTGTGACCgccacaaacaacaacaacatgaacagCAGCTCCACTCCCAGCGCCAAGAAGAGCTTCAGCCTGGAGTCACGCTTCAGCTTCCTGAACCTGCGCCGCTTGCGCACCGACAACGCCAAAAACACGGACAAGGCTGAGGCGGGGAGCACTGTGGTCTTAGTCAAAACGGTCTGA